A section of the Leptotrichia sp. HSP-342 genome encodes:
- a CDS encoding Fic family protein, translated as MDIKDINYEYFLDLSVRMTYHSNAIEGNTLTLNETATIILDSIIPGSKSVREVFEVLNHKRAIDYMISELENDKKLDIYVIKSINKEILDRLNDNAGNFKRNSNAIIGANFETSTPSQVPILTKNWIENLNYRLELCKNDDEKLLEILNSHIEFERIHPFSDGNGRTGRLIMMYLCFQEKIAPFVIEKEDRALYMSYLREQNVDIIFEKVKELQKFEQKRIDKF; from the coding sequence ATGGATATAAAAGATATAAATTATGAATATTTTTTAGATTTATCAGTAAGAATGACATATCATTCAAATGCCATTGAAGGAAATACATTGACATTGAATGAGACGGCTACAATTATTTTGGATAGCATAATACCAGGTAGCAAGAGTGTTCGTGAAGTTTTTGAAGTTTTGAATCATAAAAGGGCGATTGACTATATGATAAGTGAACTTGAAAATGATAAAAAACTTGATATTTACGTGATAAAGAGTATAAATAAGGAAATTTTGGATAGGTTAAATGATAATGCAGGAAATTTTAAAAGAAATAGTAATGCCATAATCGGTGCAAATTTTGAAACTTCTACACCAAGTCAAGTACCAATCCTTACAAAAAATTGGATTGAAAATCTTAATTATAGGCTTGAATTATGTAAAAATGATGATGAAAAATTATTGGAGATATTAAACTCTCATATAGAATTCGAACGAATTCATCCTTTTAGTGATGGAAATGGACGAACGGGAAGACTGATTATGATGTATCTGTGTTTTCAGGAAAAAATAGCTCCATTTGTAATCGAAAAGGAAGATAGAGCCTTGTATATGAGTTATTTAAGGGAACAAAATGTAGATATTATTTTTGAAAAAGTAAAGGAATTACAGAAATTTGAACAAAAAAGAATAGATAAATTTTAA
- a CDS encoding YwqG family protein, with protein MIVADASVNASKEIKITDSKIEGIPYIPKGKKIPTNSKEQQFMFLAQINCEDLKGLEDFPQEGILQFWVLGEDLLGLDFDDYTNRDGFDVIYYEKIEDYYSEDEFKEMYNPYKFDLKYMETLIASEPCKMKFFLEKQKESFNYELLDNLFKEVLEEESLGFNEKDKLYEEVEKLYDDEFYEEIVGTKCNGFPYFTQWEPRDDEQMKEYDTSLFQIDSGKEVMIGDSGVMHFFINREKLKNKDFSDVFYHWDCY; from the coding sequence ATGATTGTTGCAGATGCTTCGGTCAATGCTTCAAAAGAAATAAAAATAACGGATAGCAAAATTGAAGGGATTCCATACATTCCAAAAGGGAAAAAAATTCCAACAAATTCAAAAGAACAACAATTTATGTTTCTTGCACAGATAAATTGTGAAGATTTGAAGGGGCTTGAAGATTTCCCGCAGGAAGGAATTTTGCAGTTTTGGGTTTTGGGAGAAGATTTGCTGGGATTGGATTTTGATGATTATACGAATCGAGATGGATTTGATGTAATTTATTATGAAAAAATTGAAGATTACTATTCGGAAGATGAGTTTAAGGAAATGTACAATCCTTATAAATTTGATTTAAAGTATATGGAAACTTTAATAGCAAGTGAACCTTGTAAAATGAAATTTTTTTTGGAAAAACAGAAAGAAAGTTTTAATTATGAACTTTTAGATAACTTGTTTAAAGAAGTGCTAGAAGAAGAAAGTTTAGGATTTAATGAAAAAGATAAATTATACGAAGAAGTAGAAAAATTATACGATGACGAATTCTATGAAGAAATTGTTGGGACAAAATGCAATGGATTTCCATATTTTACTCAATGGGAACCAAGAGATGATGAGCAGATGAAAGAGTACGATACATCATTGTTTCAAATTGATAGTGGAAAAGAAGTTATGATTGGAGATAGTGGGGTAATGCACTTTTTTATTAATCGTGAAAAATTGAAAAATAAAGATTTTTCAGATGTTTTTTATCATTGGGACTGCTATTAA
- a CDS encoding F390 synthetase-related protein has translation MKKIFKIISSFIKIRYFNKWDSRDKLLEYQKKQVNKHLKFLKEKSPYFKTHEISENFVMNKAFMMENFDELNTLGVKRDEAMEIALNSEKTRNFDQKYKDISVGLSSGTSGHRGMFITTPEEQGIWAGTILAKMLPKNSILGHRIAFFLRADNDLYKSINSFLISLEYFDTFKDIDGHIERLNEYNPTIVVAPPSLLLMLAKKIEEGKLKTFVKKVVSVAEILEKPDEEYIKKQFNLKVIHQIYQATEGFLACTCEYGHLHLNEDLIKFDRKYIDAKRFYPIITDFRRTSQPFVNYYLNDILVESEEPCECGSVLQRIEKIEGRSDDIFRFINKFDKEITVFPDFIRRTILFAENIREYQVFQINSNLLEIAILNVNNEQEKLVRKEFDKLFDSLNIENVEIRFIDYKTDSTKKLKRIIRKVIE, from the coding sequence ATGAAAAAAATATTTAAGATTATATCAAGTTTTATAAAAATAAGATATTTTAATAAATGGGATTCACGAGATAAACTTTTGGAATATCAGAAAAAGCAGGTAAATAAACACTTAAAATTTCTAAAAGAAAAATCTCCATATTTTAAAACTCATGAAATTTCTGAAAATTTTGTTATGAATAAAGCATTTATGATGGAAAATTTTGATGAACTTAATACTTTAGGAGTAAAAAGGGATGAAGCCATGGAAATCGCCTTAAATAGTGAAAAAACAAGAAATTTTGATCAGAAATACAAAGATATTTCAGTAGGACTGTCTTCTGGAACTTCTGGACATAGAGGAATGTTTATTACTACTCCTGAAGAGCAAGGTATATGGGCAGGGACGATTTTGGCTAAAATGCTGCCTAAAAATAGCATTCTTGGACATAGAATAGCATTTTTCCTAAGAGCGGACAATGATTTGTATAAATCTATAAATTCTTTTTTAATAAGTTTGGAATATTTTGATACTTTTAAAGATATTGATGGACATATTGAGAGGTTGAATGAATACAATCCAACTATTGTTGTTGCTCCCCCCTCCTTACTACTAATGCTGGCTAAAAAGATAGAGGAAGGCAAGTTGAAAACTTTTGTGAAAAAGGTTGTTTCAGTTGCAGAAATTTTGGAAAAACCTGATGAGGAATATATAAAAAAGCAGTTTAATTTAAAAGTAATTCATCAGATTTACCAGGCGACAGAAGGTTTTTTAGCCTGTACTTGTGAATATGGACATCTTCATTTGAATGAAGATTTAATAAAATTTGACAGGAAATATATAGATGCAAAAAGATTTTATCCGATAATTACAGATTTCAGGAGGACAAGCCAGCCTTTTGTAAATTACTATTTGAATGATATTCTAGTTGAATCAGAAGAACCATGTGAGTGTGGTTCTGTTTTACAGAGAATTGAAAAGATTGAAGGGCGTTCAGATGATATTTTCAGGTTTATAAATAAATTTGATAAAGAAATTACTGTATTTCCAGATTTTATTAGAAGAACAATACTTTTTGCTGAAAATATAAGAGAATATCAGGTTTTTCAAATAAATAGCAATTTACTGGAGATTGCAATTTTGAATGTAAATAATGAACAAGAAAAACTAGTAAGAAAAGAATTTGATAAATTGTTCGATTCTTTGAATATAGAAAATGTAGAAATCAGATTCATAGATTATAAAACAGACAGCACAAAAAAATTAAAAAGGATAATAAGAAAGGTTATAGAATGA
- a CDS encoding NAD-dependent epimerase/dehydratase family protein, whose amino-acid sequence MKVLITGATGFLGKYVVEELKNNGYQVIAFGRNEKIGKTLIDSNVEFFKGDIENKEDLLRAFQGCSAVIHAAALSTVWGKWNNFYKVNVLGTRNIVEICEKQGLKLVFVSSPSIYAGAKDQLDVKENEAPKDNNLNFYIKSKIMAENIIKNSKLNYMIIRPRGLFGIGDTSIIPRLLDLNKKMGIPLFADGKQKVDVTCVENVAYALRLALENEKYSRQTYNITNDEPIEFKEILTLFFNEMGTEGKYLKWNYRPILTLVSILEKIYKLFGIEKEPPLTKYTLYLMRYSQTLNIDKAKKELGYYPQISVLEGVKKYVKHIRENDRKS is encoded by the coding sequence ATGAAGGTTTTAATCACAGGGGCAACTGGTTTTCTAGGAAAATATGTAGTTGAAGAATTAAAAAATAATGGTTATCAGGTTATTGCATTTGGAAGAAATGAGAAAATTGGAAAGACTTTGATTGACAGTAATGTTGAGTTTTTTAAGGGAGATATAGAAAATAAGGAAGATTTGCTAAGGGCTTTTCAAGGATGCAGTGCAGTAATCCATGCTGCGGCATTATCTACAGTTTGGGGTAAATGGAACAATTTTTATAAGGTAAATGTGCTAGGAACTCGAAATATTGTTGAAATTTGTGAGAAGCAGGGATTAAAATTAGTTTTTGTTTCATCTCCAAGCATATATGCTGGGGCAAAGGATCAGCTAGATGTTAAGGAAAATGAGGCTCCAAAGGATAATAACCTTAATTTTTATATAAAAAGTAAAATTATGGCAGAAAATATAATTAAGAATTCCAAGTTAAATTATATGATAATTCGTCCACGTGGATTATTTGGAATAGGAGATACAAGCATAATTCCAAGACTTCTAGATTTAAATAAAAAGATGGGAATACCTCTTTTTGCTGACGGGAAACAAAAAGTCGATGTAACTTGTGTTGAAAATGTTGCCTATGCTTTAAGGCTGGCACTAGAAAACGAAAAGTATTCAAGGCAAACTTATAATATAACAAATGATGAGCCGATAGAATTTAAGGAAATTTTGACATTGTTCTTTAACGAGATGGGAACAGAAGGCAAATATTTAAAATGGAACTACAGACCAATTTTAACTTTGGTTTCAATTTTAGAAAAAATTTATAAACTTTTCGGAATTGAAAAAGAGCCTCCTCTTACCAAATATACGCTATATTTAATGAGATACAGCCAAACTTTGAATATTGACAAGGCAAAAAAAGAATTAGGATACTATCCGCAAATATCTGTCCTTGAAGGAGTAAAAAAATATGTTAAGCACATCAGAGAAAATGATAGAAAAAGTTGA
- a CDS encoding 3-oxoacyl-[acyl-carrier-protein] synthase III C-terminal domain-containing protein: MRRIQFKGYGIELPKNTVELKGQVRYRISEGESQISLAVSACEKALKNANITINDIDCIVSASAVGIQPIPCTAALIHEKIAKGTSIPAFDINTTCTSFITALDTMSYLVEAGRYERVLIVSCDVASKALNPKQKESFQLFSDGAAAFVIEKTEKEIGVIDAIQKTWSEGAHSTEIRGGLSNFHPKNYSEMTKEEYMFDMNGKTVLSLSISKIPELMKNFLKNNGMKVSDIDMTVPHQASVAMPLIMQKLGIEKDKFLDEVKEFGNMVSASVPITLVHGLENGRIKSGNTILLIGTAAGLTTNMMIIKL, from the coding sequence ATGAGAAGAATTCAATTTAAAGGATATGGAATAGAATTACCAAAAAATACAGTTGAACTTAAAGGACAAGTTCGTTATAGAATAAGTGAAGGTGAAAGCCAAATTTCCCTTGCTGTTTCCGCCTGTGAAAAAGCGTTAAAAAATGCAAATATAACAATTAATGATATTGATTGCATAGTTTCAGCCAGTGCTGTTGGAATACAGCCTATACCATGCACAGCAGCCCTAATTCACGAAAAAATAGCAAAAGGGACTTCAATTCCAGCTTTTGATATAAATACTACCTGTACAAGTTTTATAACTGCTCTGGATACCATGTCATACCTTGTAGAAGCAGGAAGATATGAAAGAGTACTGATAGTTTCCTGCGATGTAGCTTCAAAAGCCTTAAATCCAAAACAAAAGGAAAGTTTCCAGCTTTTTAGTGATGGTGCAGCAGCATTTGTAATTGAAAAGACTGAAAAGGAAATAGGAGTTATTGATGCAATACAGAAAACATGGTCAGAAGGAGCACATTCGACTGAAATTCGAGGAGGTTTAAGCAATTTTCATCCCAAAAATTATTCTGAAATGACAAAAGAGGAATATATGTTCGATATGAACGGAAAAACAGTATTGTCACTTTCAATAAGTAAAATTCCTGAATTAATGAAAAATTTTCTAAAAAATAATGGAATGAAAGTCTCAGATATAGATATGACAGTTCCCCATCAGGCTAGCGTTGCAATGCCTCTTATAATGCAAAAGTTAGGAATAGAAAAAGATAAATTTTTAGATGAAGTCAAGGAATTTGGAAATATGGTATCAGCATCTGTTCCTATAACACTAGTTCATGGACTGGAAAATGGAAGAATTAAAAGCGGCAATACAATCTTGCTTATTGGAACAGCGGCTGGACTTACTACAAACATGATGATAATTAAATTATAG
- a CDS encoding MBL fold metallo-hydrolase, with the protein MLSTSEKMIEKVEYFACGYCTNDLKKVFKGFGKTVVDFYAGVFLIKHKRMGYILYDTGYSMNILKNKFKYFLYRFPNPITLKKEDTIDYQLRKKGISIEEIKYIIVSHLHPDHIGGLKFFPNSNLILTETCYNSFKSKKDNFLIFNELLPDDFENRLTLIRKGNYEENKLFLYKNSFDLFSDSSMFMVEIDGHAKGQACVYMPELKLFIGADVCWGTEYLPFTDKMKWLARKIQNNFEDYQQGSDFLKKLLKDDISVVVSHDNKEKVKRILNEKNI; encoded by the coding sequence ATGTTAAGCACATCAGAGAAAATGATAGAAAAAGTTGAATATTTTGCCTGCGGCTATTGTACAAATGATTTAAAGAAGGTTTTTAAAGGTTTTGGTAAGACAGTAGTTGATTTTTATGCGGGAGTGTTTTTGATAAAGCATAAAAGGATGGGCTATATTCTCTATGATACTGGTTATTCTATGAATATTTTAAAAAATAAATTTAAATATTTTTTGTATAGATTTCCCAATCCGATAACCTTAAAAAAAGAAGATACAATTGATTACCAGCTTAGAAAAAAAGGTATAAGCATAGAAGAAATAAAATATATAATTGTTTCACATTTACATCCTGATCATATTGGGGGATTGAAATTTTTTCCAAACTCTAATTTAATATTAACTGAGACTTGCTATAATAGTTTTAAGTCAAAAAAAGATAATTTTCTGATTTTTAATGAACTTCTGCCAGATGATTTTGAAAATAGATTGACATTGATAAGAAAGGGAAATTATGAGGAAAACAAGTTGTTCTTGTATAAAAATAGTTTTGATTTATTTTCTGATTCATCTATGTTTATGGTCGAGATAGACGGACATGCAAAAGGTCAGGCATGCGTATATATGCCAGAATTAAAACTGTTTATTGGTGCTGATGTATGCTGGGGGACTGAATATCTTCCATTTACAGATAAAATGAAATGGCTTGCTAGAAAAATACAGAATAACTTTGAGGATTATCAGCAGGGAAGTGATTTTTTAAAAAAATTGTTAAAAGATGATATTTCTGTTGTAGTCAGTCATGATAATAAAGAAAAGGTAAAGAGGATATTGAATGAAAAAAATATTTAA